One Prunus dulcis chromosome 8, ALMONDv2, whole genome shotgun sequence DNA window includes the following coding sequences:
- the LOC117636924 gene encoding fructose-bisphosphate aldolase 1, chloroplastic, translating into MASASLLKSSPVLDKSEWVKGQTLRQPSASSVVRCLPTTPSGLTIRASSYADELVKTAKTVASPGRGILAMDESNATCGKRLASIGLENTEANRQAYRTLLVSAPALGQYVSGAILFEETLYQSTIDGKKIVDVLVEQGIVPGIKVDKGLVPLAGSNDESWCQGLDGLASRTAAYYQQGARFAKWRTVVSIPNGPSALAVKEAAWGLARYASIAQDNGLVPIVEPEILLDGEHTIDRTFEVALKVWAEVFFYLAENNVLFEGILLKPSMVTPGAEAKERATPQQVADYTLKLLHRRIPPAVPGIMFLSGGQSELEATLNLNAMNQSTNPWHVSFSYARALQNTCLKTWGGRQENVKAAQDALLLRAKANSLAQLGKYTGEGESEEAKKELFVKGYVY; encoded by the exons ATGGCTTCTGCTTCTCTCCTCAAGTCTTCTCCAGTCCTCGACAAATCTGAGTGGGTGAAAGGCCAGACTCTCCGTCAGCCCTCAGCCTCTTCAGTGGTGAGATGCCTCCCCACCACCCCATCTGGTCTCACCATTCGTGCCAGTTCCTACGCTGATGAGCTTGTTAAGACCGCT AAAACTGTTGCATCCCCAGGCCGTGGTATCTTGGCCATGGATGAATCAAATGCAACCTGTGGCAAGCGTCTTGCCTCAATTGGGTTAGAGAACACCGAGGCTAACCGCCAAGCCTACCGTACACTCCTTGTATCAGCCCCTGCCCTTGGCCAGTACGTCTCTGGTGCCATTCTTTTTGAGGAGACTCTCTACCAATCCACCATCGATGGTAAGAAGATCGTTGATGTGCTCGTTGAGCAAGGCATCGTCCCCGGGATCAAAGTCGACAAG GGTCTGGTGCCCCTAGCTGGTTCCAACGATGAGTCATGGTGCCAAGGTCTTGATGGTCTTGCCTCTCGCACAGCTGCCTACTACCAACAGGGAGCTCGTTTCGCCAAATG GCGTACTGTTGTGAGCATTCCCAACGGGCCATCAGCTCTTGCAGTGAAGGAAGCAGCATGGGGTCTTGCCCGCTACGCTTCTATTGCCCAA GACAATGGTTTGGTCCCAATTGTAGAGCCAGAGATTTTGCTTGATGGTGAACACACCATTGACAGGACTTTTGAAGTCGCCCTGAAGGTTTGGGCCGAGGTTTTCTTCTACCTTGCTGAGAACAATGTCTTGTTTGAGGGTATCCTCCTCAAGCCAAGCATGGTTACTCCTGGTGCTGAGGCCAAGGAAAGAGCCACCCCTCAACAGGTTGCAGACTACACCCTCAAGCTCCTCCACAGGAGAATCCCCCCAGCCGTCCCCGGGATCATG TTTTTGTCCGGTGGACAATCTGAGCTTGAGGCAACCCTGAACTTGAACGCAATGAACCAATCAACAAACCCATGGCATGTGTCATTCTCCTATGCCAGAGCTCTCCAAAACACCTGCCTGAAGACATGGGGAGGCAGGCAGGAGAACGTGAAGGCAGCTCAGGATGCTCTGCTCCTTCGTGCCAAGGCCAACTCACTTGCACAGCTTGGCAAGTACACCGGAGAGGGAGAGTCAGAGGAGGCAAAGAAAGAGTTGTTCGTCAAGGGATACGTGTACTAA
- the LOC117636925 gene encoding uncharacterized protein LOC117636925: MAQAMDVGDEVMESTIPSLIVDSVQKGEVLSPEDSAWVDSCLISESDILDDDWSSLKGALLEILNSQPEPLSYYALPSGEGADTERFQRRTQRSLLPINEDAESGDDDMPTDEDANNLQSSTFTGNPFLPGYRDDDLGVTGNLELAANVVSTVSEIEPSTEDIFRVWDLDVPAEEDDLVRQLEKALEESSLQPLPPTFDDSDVWKNLKVDSVDALIAGIADLSLVQISR; encoded by the exons ATGGCACAAG CCATGGATGTTGGAGATGAGGTGATGGAAAGCACTATTCCTTCTCTTATTGTAGATTCTGTTCAGAAAGGAGAGGTACTTTCTCCAGAAGATAGTGCTTGGGTTGATTCCTGTCTGATTAGTGAATCTGATATTTTGGATGATGACTGGTCTTCTCTGAAAGGTGCCCTGCTAGAAATCCTTAATTCTCAGCCTGAACCACTCAGCTATTATGCACTTCCTTCCGGTGAGGGGGCGGATACAGAACGCTTCCAAAGAAGAACCCAAAGGAGTCTGCTTCCCATTAATGAAGACGCAGAGAGTGGAGATGATGATATGCCCACCGATGAGGATGCTAATAATTTGCAGTCATCAACTTTTACGGGAAATCCATTCTTGCCAGGTTACCGTGATGATGACCTTGGAGTGACTGGAAACCTTGAGTTAGCAGCCAATGTTGTTTCTACAGTATCTGAGATAGAGCCTTCAACTGAGGATATTTTCAGGGTTTGGGATTTGGATGTTCCAGCAGAGGAAGATGATCTTGTTAGGCAGTTGGAAAAGGCCCTTGAAGAAAGTTCACTTCAACCGCTCCCACCAACTTTCGACGATTCTGATGTGTGGAAAAATTTGAAAGTAGATTCGGTTGATGCTCTAATTGCTGGGATTGCAGACCTGTCTTTGGTTCAAATTTCCAGATAA